The Leptodactylus fuscus isolate aLepFus1 chromosome 1, aLepFus1.hap2, whole genome shotgun sequence nucleotide sequence TATGGGGAACAGAGGGGGAGGGGAAATCTGCTCCTTATGAAAGAGCAACTTACCATATATATTCGGAGAGTGGGTCCTATAGTAGGGTGGGACCTCAGAGTAGCAGGTTATGGCGTGTCAAGCCAGGGAAGTAAGTGTAGGGGGATACTAGAGAAggcactttttttcttttctttttttttctatgtagattgtgagccccacatagagctcacaatgtacatttttccctatcagtatgtctttttttttttttttttttggaatatgggatggaaatccatgcaaacacggggagaacatacaaactccttgcagatggttttatgcccttggtgggatttgaacaccaggactccagcgctgcaaggctgtagtgctaaccactgaaccaccatgtggccccttagaGAAGGCACTTTTCAGGGAGATCCAGGAGGGAATAATTCTTATGTGATGTTTCCCACCCATAATTTTGACCTACCAAATACTGAATGCTACTGTAGACAAAGATCTGGATTTTCTTATCCCATAATGAATTTACATGACTGAACTGTTATGAGGTCACCCAACATGATCTGCCATAGTCTATAGTAGAAACGTGAATCGCTGTCTATAGCATTAAGTAAGGCGTCCACATTGTTTACAAGCATCATGGCTCCCTCATCTCTGCTTACCTCTCTGCTTACCAAACACAAATGCTTTGAATGTACAGTTAATTCTCTGTACTCTTCAGCTTTAGTACTGCATGTGCTTTCACACCAACATTtgtatgtaattattattattctcacAGGGGATTCTGTGTTTTTCCAAATGACTTTGTCTTGCGTCAGATGGATAGAAGACTGTTTTGTTAGTAAATACAGAGGTAGAATCTGCAAAATTTGGGATAAACCTGCCCTGCAGTGTAAACCACAATGCCTAACACCTTAACACTTGTCAGACCCAAAATGTCCATCATCCATGAGCAGTTAGGACCTCAGTTTGCACATATTTTGCATTCAGATTACACCATATGAATCCATTTTTGCATTTAGAGTTTGCATCCCAAATTGGTGATAAAATTTGTGATGAGTGCGGGAAATATATTCTGCAAAATCTAGTCTTTATTAAAAAGATATCTCTAAACCATAGGCCTCCATATTGTAGGTTGCACCCTTTATAGAACATACGGTATACTCTTAGAATATATGCTAATCAAATATTTcaaatgtaaaatatattcaGATGAGTTaaaagaaatgtgttttttttttgttttgctttgtttttttgtttttttaaatcaagaCAAGATATTGAAATatatgactttttctttttttaaatttattattcTATTTTCCGCACATAATTATGGATGTTGTAATATTTAAGCAATCAGAGAGCTGATAAAcagcttcaaacagctgactggTGGAGGTGCCAGATGTTGGGCCACACTGCTCTTATGTCTATGTCTAGGtcattattatactatataccaAGGGTGCTCAACTTGTGGTCTGAACCTGTACCGATTGCTGTCCCTTTTCCACTGATGCATTACAGTCGCTACAGGAGGGGTAGTCAGTCATCCCTTCTTCCTGCATTATAACATAGTCATACTTGTGCTACACCTATACAAGAAGCAGGGATAATTGCCAATCCCTGTAGACGATACTGTGATATGTAAATGCATAAGGGACAGCAGTATGGAATCAGTCTTTATCCCAACTGTTGTCATTCTGAAGGAGGGAGAGCTCCCTGTGGGGTCCCTATACATCACCAGTATTGTTGGTAGAGGGGGTACTATAGGGGCATTGTACTGGTTGGGGGTACTAATAGCTGTATTCCTTGTTTTAGGTATTTCCACATATACAAATATAGCATTTATGCAAATAAACCTTAAAAATGTTTAAACAGATTTCTTGATAAAGAGTCAAGACTTTCTTGCAGACATCACATGGCATGAAACAATCTTCTCCATCTTACTGGTGTGATACAATGGACGCTACACCATAGTTGGTGACATGAATTGTCGGTGGCAGAAAAGTTTTTTCAGTGTGACCTTTCAGTTGGGGGTACTAATAGGTAATTGTACTGTGTTTGGACATTAATAGAGAGCTATACTCTGATGGGCACCACGGGATCATTATGTTGTGTGGAGTCAtgatgggccattatactgtgtggaggccactaaggcGGAATTGTGTGGGAGAACAAAGGTGACATCATACTGTATAGGGACACGATgcaggcattatactgtttgaaggtactatgggaggattatactttgcaggggcactaaggaggcttCATCACTGTATGTTAAATAGAGAAGGGCACTATTACTAAATTAGGGCACAAAGGGACTGGGTGGGATTGGCTGGATCGGCTGGGATCAAAAGGGACATGGCAGTACTGGGTGTGGGTAGACTCATGTCTTAACATATATAAATACTGGATATGTTCAGCTACTGTTCAGGTCAGACCTTCATCTTATGGCAGAGCCAAGTCATTGTACTTTTACCAAAGTCACTTTTAAGAcacttgctatacagtatactgaggaTAGGtcttcattttttaattttaagttCTGGAAAAAAAGAACATTTAAGCAATAATAAATAAAGTAGGACTTATTCCTTAATATACTATCAATAGGGCAGATAATGACATTTCCAACTAGTAGACCTTAGAACTGGACATGAAACTATGGACTGTTGTTTAGGAGAAATTGCAGGGTATGTGATTTTATCATTATGTCCCTATGTTACTACTACAGAAACCAGCAGCCCTGGGAATGAAGACTCAGAGCAGAAACATTGTATGCAGTAATAAAAGGATCACTATCAGGTGTGCTTCTGGTTTCCCTGAATTATGTGTTGTCTGGCAGAACATTGTTCATAATGCGGGTTTGTTCCTGTCTGATATTCTATGTAAGGTGCTCTGAATCTGGAGATGCACATTAAGTAACAATGCAGACTGTCAGAAGAATTGGACCTACATTTGATGATATGATGATTGACTGATAACCATGATATTTGTTATTTCCTTTCATTGGTACAGTACAGTCATTTTCCATAAGGTGGCCTGTTTACAGATACAAAGCTTGGCcatataatataaaattataataatgtTGGAAAGGATATTGATATGAAACTTCATACAGCTTAAAGGGGGAAATAGTGCAATGCAGCACAAAAGATAAAGTATTGTAATTCCCCACATCCACCAATCACATTGCTTATTTTAATATATACCTCTATAAATGAGGTTTGCTTCCTATATTTCTCCACCTTTCCTTTGCTGCTGCTCTTTTTTATATCGATATGTCTTTTTACATTGTCAGGAGAAATTACCAACTACTGAGCACATTGCTGAATAGTCGGACTTGACAACCTAACAGATAACACTACCTTTTATGTTGGCCATTACATTAAATCTATCCATCAATTCAGCCCTGTAAATTTCATTTGaaggtattatagtagtagtattacatTATCGTGTTGTATAGCAGAATTTGATAATATTTCATgatatttttttctgactaacacagtACCATACAATTTTtccctatacattgtatagcagtaaATGTATAATGCATACAGCACTATTCGCAGATAGCTTCCTACTGCATATAAAATATAACGTAAGAGTTACCTTCCAGATATATTAAGGACTTGCTAGAGTAACAATTGCTAATATGTTAATTTCAGCATAAATGTCCTTGGTTGTGTTTTATAAAATCCCATAGTCTCATATTCATTGTTGTTCACTATCTGGCAGCAGATAAAGACTTCAGTTCAGttcaatatacaatatattctgCAATGTAGCTAGATAATCTATTGCTGGTTTTATATACTAATATTAATTCAGAAACCAATCTGGATTTATTAGAttaacaattacaacaaaattttTTACTAGTATTTTTAATGCAAACATATGAAGGTTATTAATATTACAGGACATGAAATCCAGCTCAGTCCTGAGATACAGTCATAATAAAGTGTACTCATCTTAAAGAGTTAGGCTAACCATCTTGTACAAACTATCATCTCTGCTAATATCTTCCTTGTCGCATTTACAACATAATATCAATATGCAAACATGAAGCAGGTAAATACATATCACCTTATCTATTAATAATTGGATTGGGATTGTGCAGAGCAGAAGTTGGATAAGTCTGTACAAATAGAAGCTTATTGTGTTATATTGCAGTAGGTGTTCATTTAAGGACTAGCAGGTAAGTTGTCCAGCCAGCCACTAGCAGGGCCCCGATCAGAACCGTGTAACTGAACAGCACGAAGGCCAACATCTCCTTCAGCACCCGCAGGTAGTGGACAGCGAAGGAATCCCTGGGAGCCATGAGGACAGCAGGACAAGTGCCTAGACAAACAGACCAGAGTCAAAATCGCCCCAATAATCCAAGACTGTGACACAAAAGTGACATGACACCAACCCAGATCACTAATTCCCTGTGACTAGTCTCAGATGCAGGTGACAAAACTCACTGAAAATTtacatggtgtatatatataatttatattattatatagcaaaatAAGGGGCTTTTTTGTTGTTCCTGGGGTGGTGTACTGACAGGAATTTCCATTACTGGCAATGTTCTTGGTGGTGATGAAGATTTATTGACATGGAAGCAATAAACACAaagtaaaggacacaagatattAATTTTTAATGCTATAATAGCTCTTAATGCACATACTGTGTGTTGGGATAAGGGAGTCAATTCTGCAGGAAGTTTATTCAAGGAActgaaatagatagatgatacataaatagataggcgatagatagatgatagatagatagatagatagatagatagatgatacataaatagataggcgatagataaatacatagatTGATAGATATTTAATAGCtagatagggatagatagatagatagatagatagatagatagatagatagatagatagagaacagataggtagatagatagatagatagattaacagataggtagatagacagatatataaCAGACAGATTTTGGGAAACATGCCTGCCATGGGTAAATACATCTCTATTACTAGGAAGTTTTGTAGTGCTGGACTAGACAGGATTTCCAGCTGGTTTTCCTATGTAAAGAAGGAAAATAAAGCCTATAATACAGAAAACAATTGTTGATCTCTTCCACTAAAAGTTGTAGAATGTGTGGGACACAGCCTAAGTTTTATCACAGAGGTAATATAACATTGTCTATGTGATGCCTCTTACCTTATATAAGGTGCTGCTGATTTTAGACTTTTTCTTGCTGGTTGTGCCTTCTGTTGTGTTTGTGTCCTATGCAGGCAGGGGTAATGCAGTCTGATCCTCTTCCTCTTTGCTAATCCCTCAATAATGATCCTGTATTCTGTCTGTACAGTTAATGGACTAGGTGTGGTCACAGACCAATTACTACAGATGACATAGGCAGTTTGATCTAGAAGCTTTTATACAAACCAAATCTATTTATACAGCTCAGCAGGTTATACAGAGGAGTGTATATAAGATATTTATATCATACAAATCTGACACTATAAACCAACTAAAAAACGCAGAGTTCTGTACTTTTATCTCTTACAGTAATATCCCTGATAGCCACAGCTAAACTACCTCTTACCTATTATATTTTCTGTATGTAGTTAACATTTGTATTTATTTCCCTCATGTTTATGTAAAGGTTAAAATAAATCAGTTCATGTAAGAAAAATGGAAAATACATCTCACAGGTTTCTACAAAGGTGAGCAAGTGGCCCAAAATATAGGGCACCAATATATGTAATATGAGAGCCTTCAGGTATAATCGCTGATTCTTACTACATACTGACTACTGAATATTCTATCCAGGCTGCAGTTTTCTGGATGTATGTAAATAAATATGGAATAACTATGAGAAATTCTAAAAATAGTCATAAGGACATGGTAATAGGCAAAGTACAAATGTTGTGGTTTTCTCCAGAACCTCCTGCACCAAAGTGTCCAATGACCTCTCCAAGGACCTCAATGCTATACCTAGATCATAATGGTTTAGGGGTCCTGCTATGTGTTTTATTTGGAGCCCAGGAGTGTCCAGCTATAACTCTGGTCACAGCAGTATGTTGATATGAAAGCATGAGATAATCCATTGTATATATGATTTGTCTTTTTGTTGTGACATGTGGCTACACACTGCTTAACCCCATTGAGTGGGGCAAATGAATGTATTGATCTTTGGCAATTCACAACTGAAAACTGGGGCAGAATCCCAAGATTTACATTACAAAAACATTTTGTTTCGGACATGTATTTTCTGCCAGGTGAACATCCCATAATTCTGTAATTTTTTACAATATATATTTGGGGACAATATACCTTTACatcataaatacatacatacattgatTCATACACATTAAAGCCCCATCACTTCTCAGTGCAGATACAATGTACatcttaggatccattcacacagagtttttggcaaggattttggcgct carries:
- the LOC142193213 gene encoding uncharacterized protein LOC142193213; its protein translation is MAPRDSFAVHYLRVLKEMLAFVLFSYTVLIGALLVAGWTTYLLVLK